ACAAACTACAACAAATAAAGTATTTTGCGGTAATTATTTATcgataataatataattactGTTATGTTATATTTAACAACATTAGTATATAATATGAATACTTATAGTCAATAttctatataaatattttgCTAAAGATTTTAGCGACTCTATTTACAATATTGATATTAACTTAATTGTCGTTGTTACAGTAAATATTATCGTTAAAAAAAAGTCATTATCATAAATGTCTCTTTTGTTGTAATGACACCCTCGAAAGAAGAATAAATTGACCAAAGATTaatctattattattttaaaaatcaaagacATGGGTAGATCCACACTAATTATTGTTGACATTGGCAAGTCTTCAATTAATGTTTGACGTGGTGATTATAACATTGACCCATTCACAAATAATATAAAGACCAGAAAAGTATATACAAAGATTAGGTCTTCTTAATCAAGCAAAGACGTGTGGTGCAACTGTCAAACATTAATCAATATATACAACTATTATAATAAGGTCTTGATTAAGTTTTTTGTATTATAGTGTATAACTTTTTGTACCATCACGTTAGTTAATTTAACCAAGTAAAATTTAGGATTGAACTTTAAAAGTTATGGATTTTTGACGGCGACTTTAAGTGATTAGTGTTAGTAATTGGGgtttaaatttatcttttaaatatatttgatgaatttcttaatacatatatataatttggatcaAAATTATTAGCCATTGGTAAAGAAAGGGGAAAATAAGAATGTATTAAGTGAAAAttgatcattatttttttttataaataaataactcaATATTTAATTAAGTGCATTATTCATCTCTTTTTTAGAGCATGCGTGTGCCAATAGACACTACTagaaataaagattttttttgcATCATGAATTAACGAAAGATTtgtgttttaaattatgatttttttaattaattttttattgtatCAGTTCACCCAAAAAATGCATGGTGAGAAACAGATTCTAGCAGAAATATTGtgaaattttctaatttttctatGTGAAAAcactattattttttcttttctcactgATTCATTTAAAATATCTGTGGAATAGCTATTGAATATTTTTCCGCGGAAAATTTCAATGGAcaaatagtatttctttttaaataatgagacaatattaaattaattctagAAAATATGTACTTACtacctaattaattaatttggtaGAAAAATCATAGATTCACATACTTTATCACCACTTCTAGAAGAGATTTGTCCCTGGTTGAATTTGTATGTTAAAGGCTACATCTGACCCTCCCTACAACAATATCTAATTGTTCATAATAATCAATAGCGGATGTGGTACACTAGTGGCGCTGctttatttttaatctaaaatttCAGTTTCAATTCCTGAgtatggaaaaaaaaatctattgggAATGCCACCCCCTTATTGGGCCTTTGCGTGATCTGAATTTAGTTGGGCTCCAATACAAATTTTGAACATCgagtgaaaaatataaaaaaaaacaacatatatatcaatgtgaaagataaaaaaaaatcaattattttaATCTATTAAATTACACTGAAAAATCTATATTTATTGGTGGATCGATCAGATAAAGAGTGTTACTTGCAAGTTTACAAAAATCTAATAATTCTTTTAtctaactttatatatatatattacctaTAAACTTTAAATTGAGAACTTGCACTTTATTAGTACTTAAATTCTTACGATATTCCTTGTGGAGGATTATGATGTATCAACTTAAGACCTTGGATTTTTCAAATCTGGAACAatctttatttttgttcttgtttttatttaattgaattaatAAGAAAAGGTGAGAAGAATAGATGTGTCAACATAAACGAAAGGTGGGTGGAGTCGTCGTTATAAAGAAAAGGTCACATGCATGcagaaaattaaaaagaaaaagagaaattaaagTGAAagaatatatatcttaaattaGAAATTACTTCAACGTTACTTATTCCCTACATCCCCACTCATATATTCCATGTTCTCATTTATTTGCAAATATAGATAAATTATGGGTATGTTTAGTACGAAAAAATATATCGCAATTCACGTAAAGCATATCATAATATAGATGAAAAGAGACTATAGTAAAAGGGTATtaatagagaaaataatagtaataataataataataaaaaagcaaaattatgaattttttttttagtttttgaaaaGTAAGTTGAAAATTAtctcacaatcatttatacATTATTTAGGCAATACATTGTCTATAAGTGTGGGGGTGGGATGAAACCAAGGTGTTATGGAACTTATTTTTCTTACTCGAAAGTCATTTTCTTAATCTTTAAGAAATTTAACTATTTTTACAGAAATTATtacttttttcttcaaaatatattaattaaccaAACGTGAAAAAAATCTACCCTACCAGACACACTGTATGTCATCATGAAATATACATTCGAAATGCTTTTTGGGGGCACTAGTACAGATTCaactaaattcaaaatttttaagaTAATTAAATTCTAAATGTATACGTATATAATACCTTTTAAAAGTTCAATAAATTCATTCTAAAAATCTTAAATGTTTAATCTATCAAATGTAAATATAGACTTTAAAGGCAATGCCAAAGATTTAAATCTTAGTAATCTCCTAATCAATGCTGACTCGATCTATCTTATCCTCCCGTATTATAACTatgcaaaaataagaaaaataaataattatatagtaGATATCTGAAAATAATGTCCTATATTTCATGTTTGGAAGcaaagaaatatttgaacttgCCAAACTCAAGATATTTTTTGGTTAAAGAAAAATAAGTGACATctactaattttttaaaatattcccTATTTATAGTACCAAACATGGGATATTAAAATTGAACAACATGACAAACAcaagatatattttttattaaagaaaaataatagtaaGTTGTTTCCACGTCTAAATTTGGACCGAATGTCTATATCTTTACTTGCCATTTGTTGCATTTACATTTTATTATATGATCACGAATAACCTAGTTCTAAGCAAACTTACAAAGTATCAATTACTAATGGTAATTAACTATTTCTAATGGAAATCAATGAGtaattatttattgaaaattGTTACAATTGAAATATTAGTAAAGATCactgaaatatttttaattgaatttCTTGAAGGCTTACAATACATAAACATGTTAATTTGGCATTGGCTGATATCTATGTTATTCGATTTTACGTGTGCATaagtaaatatttaaatttgtataaaattgaaaaaatacgCATTCTACGCGGCAATTTGCATCTTATGTGTATTGCTCCACGTAGGACACTTGTATCTGCTTgcttaaatatatataactttaagtgtatttttataTACACTCAAAGTTAAAGGGCATAAATATCAGCTAGAGTCAAATTAAAGAATACTTTTATGTTTATGTCATGATTTTtgtataaaaaaagaaagaagaaaattctCTACTTTGCTTCCTAatgagacaaaaaaaaaaagagaaggtaGTTAATCTTATTTCCATATGGACCAAAGTTTGTGATATTTAATTGGAACAAAAATACTTCTTAATTTTTTCTTGGTATCCGATCATTTTGATTCGAACTAATGTTTATTCGTGACATTGCCaatcttttctttttcgagAGTTCGAATTCAAGACTCTTGATAAAGTAATTTTGCGTTTTTGAtattaatattcatatttaaaaaaaatatttagcttCTTTATgctaatttaaaatattattattttagaaatttgaCACCatcttatttattataatatttttcataataaaCGTCACCATTTATCTAAACTTTTTACgttgatatgatttttattaagtttattatattatcaaattaatatgaaaaatgaattagatGAATTATATTACGCGAATATTCTATTCCCTCCACCGCATAAACTTAATCCCTTTAACGGCAACTCCCACCCTTCATTTCCCGTCAAATCCCCAAAGCTCAACCGTTAGGAATTCCGTCACTTTCACCGTTTTAAGTCCCACCACACCCAATAAAAAACCTCCACGTGTACAGGATATTTCTAATATTCGTTTCCACCTTAGAATCTTCCATCTTCATAGAAACAAGgcaaaaacaaaaaactcaCAATTTGTTTACATGGTTGACatgtattatatcataatatattatatcgtattatattgtgttgtattatatatattataatattttaatgaaattaatatttagataaattatattattttttattattatataatattatatatttataatttaaataataaatttaaaaaaaaaatagaatacaCGATAGATTTACTATGCaaagatataataaaaaataaataaaattattaaataataaataaatataaaaccaTCCAAACAAAGGTGCTAAAAGATGAAACGTAAGAGTtgtgcatttttttttttaagctttGAGCTGCTTAATAAAGCCATACATGGCAGTGTGTTAAGAGCGGGAAGAAGGGTCAGAACGCGTTTTACACCTTCATCACTCAACTTTCTAGGGTTTATTCTCTTTCTCTTGCTttgatttttctataaatactaCTCGCTGGCTATGCCGTTGTTCATACGCTTTCTTTTGTAGATCTGAGCTGTGTGTTTCCACCGACGCTCTTCCTTTTCCTCCTTCGTTTGTTTCAGGTATCGATTGATTTCTTCAATGCATTTTATGTTCAATGTGCTAGTGATTCTTAAGTAAAATGTGTTTGATGATCTTCATTTTACTCGTTTCAGGCATTCATTTCCGTTTTTTGTTGTTTTGTAGTAATGATTTTAGGGATCGGTTACTTCACGGCATTTTCTGCAGTTTTTGCTGATGTATTTGGTGTTTATTTCTCTCTGTTTGTCGATGAAGTGATGTTTTTGTAGTGAATGCTTTAAGGACTTAATTTCCTTGttcatttccattttttttgaagttttttgtTTGAAAACGATTTTGTTTCTCCAGGTGAGGATCGCTTTCTTCACGGCATTTTTTCTGTACTTTTAACTGATATAGTGTATTTGTTTCGCTTTCGCTCTGTTTTTGTTCTTCGCGAATGTCTCTGTTGTAATGTGTTTAAGCACCTTCGTTTCTATATTCTAGGCATTGATTTATTTTCTGAAGCTTTTTTGTCGTTTTCTCCATGTGTATTTCATGTATTTGTAGTTTTCTGGAGTTCATTTCGTATAGTAAACCATGTTTTCTGCTTCCGTTTCGTCCTGCTTTGAGTTTTGCACGTATTTCATGAATTCATGAACGGAAATACCGGGAGTGATTTTCGGCATGTCTATATAGATTTCTGAGGAGTCAATCATTTGGACTCTATGGTCGTGATTAACTATGCTTAACCGGAGTTACTGGCAATTGTTCTGTTTGTTTCTTCTGAAGCTTACTACTTGAAAAGCCCTTACTGAGAGCTTTTGTTCAATTATACATACGCATCTACTTAGCAAGTTCCTGATTTTGTAATTTCAGCAATCAGTACTGTATAGCTAGAGCTGAAACGAGATAGATCTGGCATTGCTGGTTATACCTATAGAGAGGCTGCAAATTATAACCTCTTATGTCAAATGTATATCCTAAGCACATTATCTATTAGAATAAGGTCTTTTTATTTGTTCACAGGAACATAATAATTTTTGATGTTACAGAAATATAAATCCCATCTGATCCTTCCTGGCTGTTTaagttttgttttgtttcattCTGAGTCTGGGTCACTGGtctataaatatacatatatttctTACCCGTTGTTTTGTTGTACAACTTTGTTTGTTGCCTCTGCTCCAAAAGCTAAACATTTGCTTTTCCATACCCTATGGAGATTCTTACGTGTTACTAATACCTTGATGTCCAGCTAGCAATTATGGTTCCACCCATCGAAACTCAAGTCAAGGTTCCAGTGTCCCAGAAGTTCTCCATTCCACCTCTTAATGAAAGAATACTCTCTTCTATGACACGGAGATCAGTTGCAGCTCATCCTTGGCATGATCTCGAGATAGGTATTTTATAAATTCTGTAAAAGGCAACAGCCTTTCTCACAGTTGTGCAAAGAAATGGCTCCTGGAATATTCTTCATGAGCTAAAATTTGTGTTTTGCTGCAGGACCTGAAGCTCCACAGATTTTTAATGTGGTAAGGATTCTTTAAATTGATTCAAAACTTTCGAACTGATATTTAATATGGTTGCACCTTCATATCGGTTTATACGAATAAGGCAATTTATGCTTTGCATATAAGctgaataatatttttcttgggTGGTTATTGGTATTGAGTTCAAAACATATTGTAaatctttgaaattttaatGAGCAAGCATGATTAATCTTCTAGGCCGACGCTCTAAATTCATGTTAGATACCTTAGATCAGCTGTTGATCGGAGTCCTCGCTCTGGCTTTATGCTAACCTTTTTAAGTTAAGTGGTGCTCTACTTCCTAATTGTAATCTGTAAGTTCTTCACTGTGTAAAGTGGATTTTTCACCTAGGTACCTTGGGAATTACAAGATGCACATATGGTTGAAATTATTTATGTTTCCTCCTACTTGATTAAGTTGTTTTTGTATGTAAACCTACCAATTGGTTGGTGCAGGTGATTGAGATCAGTAAGGGGAGCAAGGTGAAGTATGAACTTGACAAAAAAACTGGACTGATCAAGGTATAAGCTGTATATTTTGAAACGagtaaaattatgaaattttagCCGAGTTACCTGAAAAGCTCTGCCATTATTTCAGGTTGATCGTGTTCTTTACTCATCAGTTGTATACCCCCATAACTATGGGTTCATCCCTCGTACTCTCTGTGAGGACAGTGACCCTCTGGATGTCTTAGTCATCATGCAGGTGAGCTGACCATTGTCCTGATAAACAACACGCTTGTGGATATTAGCTGATAATTGAACTGCAGCTAAAGGTCCAAGAACTTACCTTATAACTTACGTGTTTGTGTGTAAGCAAGGGATGTACAAGATATAGTTAGGTTGTAACTTACGCAATCCACTCTTTAAACTTCCAAACCTATatctactactactactacttaaAAACGGTGCTGGAGACAGAAAAGTTGATCTGGTCCTGGTGTTAGGTCTTATTATCGGCATTTATGATCTCAGTTATTGCTCTAAATTATGTGGACATTCTGTTACCCTGTATATAACCTATTGACTTCCGTATTATATGTTCTTTTTTAATCTATATGCTGTAAAACTGTCGATTTTTCTTAAGATGCCAAGCCTACAAACTGTCGATTTTTCTTAAGATGCTAAGCCTACAATAGTTTGCCAGTGCAGTGAATGGGTCTCAAGGAAGTGGACAATTTTACCATTTGTGGCCTTTGCAATGCATGTATTTGGCAAATCAAGGAAATTATTAATATTGTGGCTTTTAGCTCTATGAACTGTGCTTTATGTTTTATGGGGATGTCTATCAACAGTTATTTCTTCTCTTGATTCTTACCATGCTAATTTACAGGAACCTATTCTTCCAGGTTGCTTTCTTAGGGCTAAAGCAATTGGTCTTATGCCCATGATTGATCAGGTATTTATCTATGGTTAAAGTAAATTTTATGTCTCCGAACCTCTGTGTATTAACTCTAGTCAGAACTACAGGGAGAAAAGGATGACAAGATAATTGCTGTCTGTGCCGATGATCCTGAATATAAGCACTATACTGATATCAATGAGCTGCCACCCCATCGTTTGGCTGAGATCCGTCGCTTCTTTGAGGATTGTATCCTTTTCCAAAATCATAAATCTTAATAGCAGCATGTATTTTTGTTTCAGatgtttatgaattttcattatTGTATTCATTTACTGTTAAGTATGTACAAGCATGAATAAGAATTTGATTATATGGTTTGGTCCTTGACTAATGTACCAGACAAGAAAAATGAGAACAAGGAAGTTGCTGTTAATGACTTTCTTCCTTCTGCCAAAGCCTTTGAAGCGGTCCAGCATTCCCAGTAAGTAACACCTACCGCCTTTTCAAACACTACCAGAAGTTTAATTTTTCTCCCTTCTGCAGTTTGTAAACCGAATTACtgatatagagcccgtttggatggctaaagcccctttttagcttttggacgtgtttgtctaatgctgactttaagtcataaagttcttaaagtcagtcaaaaatgaaaagttaggattcctaacttttttttttcaaagtgcttaaagtcattttctttgactatggaaattacttttatatcccttatattttaactaaattgtcaaactatctttttttattcttttaaccctaaaattcacattataagcacttttatccaaacactcaactgcttatttataaaaataactttcagcacttcaaagttctaaaagcacatcatacataaaagttactttttttaagtcaatccaaacgggctcataataTGTTAATGAAAATTTAGTGCAGTTGTGTTCAAGATTGTGAATAAGATTATATTAAGTCCAGCTGCTTACTTTATAATGTTCTTTCTTCACAGGGATCTGTATGCAGACTACATCGTGGAGAGCCTGAGAAGATGATAGTCTTTTCATCTTCCGCAAGTCGTGAATGGCGCAGTCAATATTACAATTCTCATactaatatacaatataatagTACTGCTCTAATATTTTGTCTACTTGTACTGCAAAGCACAGTTATACCATGTTGCATGTGCATATAacatgctatatatatatatacaatatgcTTGTATTATCTACTGTATGGGAAATTACTTCCATACAGTATAagatgatgacgaaaaggaaaCTTCATGGTTTCCCCTGGTCAAATTTTGTAAGTTGTCCGGTTTATGAAATGGATTATATACGAAGTTAAGTGTGTATGCACTCCATTCTGTTCCTTGAGCTTAATCTCTTTTAAATTGGACCAATTGCCATCTATTTGATCTGTCCAAACTTGTTATGCACTAGCCATAAAGTTTAATTGGTTtgtattatttatttagttaactggttttataaatattttatatagttagactaataattttaatcatccatgagaataaattttttttaataatgaagTTGTGTTTTAATAGTACGAAAATCTATCGAAGGGAACTGGACCAAAAACTAGCAAATTATTCTTCCCATGGCTAATTCAGTTGGATTTATTTTGGGACTATACACTACGATCAACACGATGAAACAAATGTCAAACAACATACTATACACTACATCCAGTTATTATTCTGTTAGAATCCCTCCCTCTACAACTAGTTCACAATTAAATGGATTAAACTAGGGATAATGTGAGATTGAAAAAGAACTTATATCAAGTGTTACTAATACCACTAAAATATATCCTAAGCTTTATGGTTTGTTTGGCTAAGTTTTTTGAAAgatcaaaaatattcatttcttaaaaaaaaaaaaaaaacactaaagAATAAAGATGTTTGGTCAAGCAGGAGTTGAAAAAAATagaatctccaaaaaaaaagtgTTTTAATTCTTTAAGAAAAGATTGTCCCTATGAAAATTTATCTTTACCAAAATAATACTATTATAAgcatttctttttcaaaaaaagcaattcataaaataagatatttcacaGCTTCGTCACTCTCCCCCATAATATTTTGGTTTACCATAAACCCCCCAAAACCTCTGCTAAACCCTTCAAAGTTCGAAACCAATCAACCACCACTCCACCGCCGTCAACCACCGCCAACCACCATGAATGCCTACAACGCCACCACCCCAAACTTCGACAACCTCCTCCTCCAATCCCTAATGAACCGTCTTCAAATTCGTCCTCCTTCAAACCCAACTTCCTCCTTTTCCCCACAATCCCTCGAAGATCTCCTCTTCAACACTCTCCCTTTCTCCGAAGAAGACGACGAAGATGATGATAACAACAacgagtcttcttcttcttccaaatCTCAGCTAGCGAAAGAAGAGTCGAGGGTCGAGAAAGAGATAATCCGGACAATCCTAACTGGAAAAACTGATTCGCTAAAACCAAATTCGGGTCAAGCTGTTGCTATTGGTGAACACCATATATGTATCGGGTTTCATGAGGATACGGGTTCGGATTATCGGGTGTGGGAGTGGCATGGTCATATTATGCTGTTTGATGAGGAAAATGGGTATACACCTGAATACATTTATGGGAATTACTTTGAAAGAGTTAATGGGAAGcttatgaagaagaagaaacaagatgAGAAAGAGGAACAGGAGACtgagaaagaagaaaaggagaGTGATGAGAAAGAGGAGAAGATTGTGAATTTggggttgagagagttgatatcATCAGGAGATTCGAATAATGAAGGTCGGATTCTTAGGAGGAATATGAATGCTGGTTCTACAAGGTTTATACTgaacttacctttttggctTTTTGTTCTGTTATACTAGTTCATTTGCATCTATGCTCTGATGGTGTTTTGCTTGAGTATTTAGCCTGTTTAGATATGATGTTATTATGTTTTTGttatcacactattttgttgttgttactctTCCTCTTCTGAATGCTCCTTTCTTATTAGTTGCTATGTTTTCTTCACTAtcgttttttttcttttcataactACTTTGATATGCTTCACTTGAGTTGAGGGTCCTTCGGAAACATTAtctctacctccatgaggtaTGTGTAAGGTCGCGTACACTCTACCCACCACAGAATCCCATTTTATGGGGTTTCTccgggtatgttgttgttgtatagtaTCATGAACTATTTAGATGTGTTTCCTTGTTATGAATTGCAAATGTGCATCCCATGTTAGGTAAATACACCGTCATTAAAAGTCTATGCCAGGCTGCCAGCCTCAAGTTCTTAGATAACTTCCACTTTTCCTACATCAATAGCCTTTTGTTCAAGTTAATAACAAGACGCAAATTGAGGAATTATGTTCCATATGTTAAGATCTTTAGCAGTGTACTACTCTAAAATGTGACCATTAACACAACAAAGAAAAATGGTTAAGTGGATGGTGAATGAAGTTTGTCTTCAGAAGCCAGGGCGAAAATAAAACTCACTCTGTCAAGTTCTGGTTcttcttttgggagtagaaGATCGTCAACACTATAAATGAAAATCTACCAGTTTCTCAAAGAAGTTATGTATCTTAGTTCTGGTTGAACACTAAGTTTGCTGTTAATAATAAAGAGGTGAAGCTGTTATCTTTATCTTCAAAGAAACTATTATCTTATGTCAATTTTCCAAGAACCAGAATTAAGAGTTAAGGCTATTATCATACTTAAGTAGTAAGTTTAATACATTTGAATACAATATGAACAACTAGATACATAACATGTTATCCTCAGCATATTAAGTGATGATTTAGAGCGTCATCCTGTGTGTGCTAAGCCAGCAGGACTTGGCTGAGGAGGAATATAACTTTGTAGTGCTGCACTTTCTGATTTAACATGTTCGCTTAATCTTTGAACTGTGCTGAAGTAATGCTTTGTAATTTGAACTCATAGGGGACGTTTGGTTGGTGCCTGGTGGGATAAGGGATAACAATCTCAGGATAAAATGTGGGATTATATTATCTCGCATTTGGTTATGGGTATTAGCTAGTGCCCGGAACCATTTGTACTAAATTTATGAGATTATCTATCCCATATGGAAGGTTGGATATCCTTGTCTATCCCATCCCGGTAACCAAACGACTCCTTAATATGATACAAGGACATCAAAAACAGTTAGCTCTTTGCTAGATCCGTTTCAAACGGAGTACAATAGTAATGTGCGCTTACGCATTGAAGCCAGAGAGACTTAGTGTGCCCTCTACTCCTTTCTCGGGGATAACGTACTGTTCGATGTCTCAACTGTCAGTGTCTCATTTCTGCAAACTGCTAATATCACTATATAGGGTTAACTCCTCTAGGGATGTAGATGGTttgtttggggggggggggggcgaaACCTTGACCTGCTAAGCTTTTGACTCTCTGCCTTGCCCCGTTTAGCATTTCCCAAATTTTTCCCTGCCCTGCCCTACATAAGTTCAATTTTGGATCTCAATTGTCATTTAGGCCAAAGATCTTCCAAGAAAGTAAAGGCACTCAATAATCTATGATGAAGCATTTTTTAAACCTGTTTGTGTATGTTACTCGTTTACATCTTGTCAGATTCTTTTGAAAATTTACTTGTTTGTTCAATTTCTTTCATTATCTTAAACGTATAAGATATTGAGGAGGAACAACCTCACACATGGATAATAAAATTATTCtgattattgaattaaaaaataacaatttgGTGTAAGTTACTTTGAAGTATTTCAGTTTTTGctccatttcaaaaaaaaaagaagatattcAGTGTTTTCTTTTCCTGAGAACCCAACTAAAAAGAATTAAGTGACaaccaaaataatttattaaaaactaTGCAAAACTGATGAATTGTTAATGCTGAAGCTAACAGATGGGAATTCAGTATATTACTGCGTATTTATGCTGATTCT
This DNA window, taken from Solanum dulcamara chromosome 3, daSolDulc1.2, whole genome shotgun sequence, encodes the following:
- the LOC129882208 gene encoding soluble inorganic pyrophosphatase 4, with the protein product MVPPIETQVKVPVSQKFSIPPLNERILSSMTRRSVAAHPWHDLEIGPEAPQIFNVVIEISKGSKVKYELDKKTGLIKVDRVLYSSVVYPHNYGFIPRTLCEDSDPLDVLVIMQEPILPGCFLRAKAIGLMPMIDQGEKDDKIIAVCADDPEYKHYTDINELPPHRLAEIRRFFEDYKKNENKEVAVNDFLPSAKAFEAVQHSQDLYADYIVESLRR
- the LOC129882209 gene encoding uncharacterized protein LOC129882209 translates to MNAYNATTPNFDNLLLQSLMNRLQIRPPSNPTSSFSPQSLEDLLFNTLPFSEEDDEDDDNNNESSSSSKSQLAKEESRVEKEIIRTILTGKTDSLKPNSGQAVAIGEHHICIGFHEDTGSDYRVWEWHGHIMLFDEENGYTPEYIYGNYFERVNGKLMKKKKQDEKEEQETEKEEKESDEKEEKIVNLGLRELISSGDSNNEGRILRRNMNAGSTRV